In the Ruminococcus sp. OA3 genome, one interval contains:
- a CDS encoding homocysteine S-methyltransferase family protein produces the protein MTKQEFARWTGRELILMDGATGSNLMAAGMSQRESAELWILENSEIVKKLQSEYAEAGSRIVYACTFTANGIGLKKHGLMDRVEELNIRLAGLTKEAVRGKAYVAGDLTMTGELLEPLGDMTRDELFAVYSEQIRALVRGGVDLLGIETMLSLDETLTALDAANEVCDLPMLCSFTVNENGMTLYGTDVVEAVSKLEEHGADAVGVNCSLGPDQLEDVIIRLKDKASVPVIAKPNAGLPRTDSDGKVSYSMDEVSFTQHMKKLVAAGAGIIGGCCGTTPAYIAELKKELL, from the coding sequence ATGACGAAACAGGAGTTTGCGCGGTGGACAGGCCGGGAACTGATACTGATGGATGGAGCGACGGGATCTAATCTGATGGCGGCGGGTATGTCGCAGCGGGAATCTGCAGAACTGTGGATTTTAGAGAATTCTGAGATTGTTAAAAAGCTTCAGTCAGAATATGCTGAGGCTGGCAGCCGGATCGTATATGCATGCACCTTTACTGCCAATGGGATCGGTCTGAAAAAACATGGTCTGATGGACCGGGTGGAGGAATTGAATATCCGTCTTGCCGGGCTTACGAAAGAAGCGGTCCGGGGGAAAGCCTATGTGGCGGGAGATCTTACAATGACGGGAGAACTGCTGGAACCGCTGGGCGATATGACGCGTGATGAATTGTTTGCTGTATATTCAGAACAGATCAGGGCACTGGTCAGGGGAGGCGTGGATCTGCTCGGTATTGAGACCATGCTGAGCCTGGATGAGACATTGACAGCACTCGATGCGGCAAATGAAGTCTGCGACCTTCCGATGCTGTGTTCCTTTACTGTGAATGAAAACGGAATGACGCTGTATGGAACAGACGTTGTGGAAGCCGTCTCAAAGCTGGAAGAACACGGGGCAGACGCCGTCGGTGTGAACTGTTCACTGGGGCCGGATCAGCTGGAAGATGTTATTATCCGGTTAAAAGATAAGGCATCTGTTCCGGTTATCGCAAAGCCAAACGCAGGACTTCCCAGGACGGATAGTGATGGAAAAGTCAGCTACAGCATGGATGAAGTATCCTTCACGCAGCACATGAAGAAGCTGGTTGCAGCAGGAGCAGGGATCATCGGAGGATGCTGCGGGACGACACCCGCCTATATTGCGGAATTAAAAAAAGAACTTTTATGA
- a CDS encoding phosphate-starvation-inducible PsiE family protein: MEKSPLRKRMYDIVFSIARYTELIISIIIMAVIAILILDLVYDLTQIRTFQAETEYFSTFLAKALNLVVGIEFVKMLCKHTPETLVEVLMFATARQMVVEHLDTWQTLIGVLSITILFATRKYLFLRSGESDRLTDKF, from the coding sequence ATGGAAAAATCCCCGCTTCGAAAGAGAATGTATGACATCGTCTTTTCAATCGCACGTTACACGGAATTGATCATTTCCATTATCATCATGGCAGTCATCGCCATCCTGATTCTGGACCTGGTATACGACCTGACACAGATTCGTACCTTCCAAGCCGAAACCGAATATTTTTCAACATTTCTGGCTAAAGCACTGAATCTGGTAGTCGGCATAGAATTTGTCAAAATGCTCTGTAAGCATACCCCTGAAACACTCGTTGAGGTGCTGATGTTCGCTACCGCCAGACAGATGGTCGTTGAACATCTCGATACCTGGCAGACTCTTATCGGAGTCCTGTCCATCACGATTCTGTTTGCAACCAGAAAATATCTGTTCCTGCGCTCCGGGGAAAGTGACAGGCTTACAGATAAGTTTTAA
- a CDS encoding MarR family transcriptional regulator yields MKQQKVTIAKYISILYRNSRRYFDMAMEEDLVGSGQHFFLLRIYENQGITMYDLARLGNFDKGTVTKAVQKLLDMGCIRIETDSRDRRIRHLFVEDGAMKYIQEIYKIREHWQELLFDGFSKEEESMVYEALKGMAERSCMALDNLTGKEQNEKYDTCKTDTGKQ; encoded by the coding sequence ATGAAGCAACAGAAAGTCACAATCGCAAAATATATTTCAATTTTATACCGAAATTCCCGCAGATATTTTGATATGGCAATGGAGGAGGATCTTGTCGGTAGCGGTCAGCATTTTTTTTTGCTGAGGATATATGAAAACCAGGGGATCACGATGTATGATCTTGCCAGACTGGGGAATTTTGACAAGGGAACGGTGACAAAAGCAGTGCAGAAGCTCCTGGATATGGGATGCATCCGTATAGAAACAGACAGCCGAGACCGGCGTATCCGGCATCTGTTCGTTGAGGACGGGGCGATGAAGTATATTCAGGAAATATATAAAATCAGAGAACATTGGCAGGAGCTGCTGTTTGACGGCTTTTCTAAAGAGGAAGAGAGTATGGTCTATGAGGCGCTTAAGGGGATGGCAGAGAGATCCTGCATGGCGCTGGATAATTTGACAGGAAAGGAGCAGAACGAAAAATATGACACATGTAAAACAGATACAGGAAAACAATAA
- a CDS encoding MATE family efflux transporter codes for MTHVKQIQENNNGLTKTENPLGTQPIGKLLITFSVPAIISCLINSIYNIVDQIFIGQGIGYLGNAATTVAFPIMTLLLAFGTLIGSGSSAHAAIRLGEKKEDEAEKTLNNAFVFTILISVVLMALGLTFLRPILKVFGATETVMPYAVDYTSIILLGTPFNMVSIVLSNLARTDGHPRLSMYGMLIGAGLNTILDPIYIFVFHWGVKGAAVATITSQIISAIVLSVYFMRSSKNPLHMRIRRKQMRLKGKLIGSFLTLGISSGITQSVACIMQVVMNNSLVYYGDKSPIGGDVALSAMGIVMKIAMIMGAVGIGVGIGAQPILGYNRGAGKYRRIKETYIWAAVSATVLIFLGWIVCQTRPEAIIGLFGKENQEFTDFAVKCLRTYLFSIFCAGFQIVSTNYFQATGQPLKASLLSMLRQLLLLIPLILILPLFMGLDGILYSAPVADVASAVIVALFIVPEMRKLNNQIKK; via the coding sequence ATGACACATGTAAAACAGATACAGGAAAACAATAATGGATTAACAAAAACAGAAAATCCGCTGGGGACACAGCCGATAGGGAAGCTGTTGATTACCTTTTCGGTGCCGGCTATCATCTCATGTCTGATCAATTCTATCTATAATATTGTTGACCAGATTTTTATCGGGCAGGGCATCGGTTACCTGGGAAATGCTGCGACAACAGTAGCATTCCCGATTATGACGCTTCTGCTTGCATTTGGAACACTGATTGGTTCCGGAAGCAGCGCCCACGCGGCGATAAGGCTGGGCGAGAAAAAAGAAGATGAGGCAGAAAAAACTTTAAACAATGCCTTTGTCTTTACCATTTTAATAAGCGTTGTTTTAATGGCGCTCGGGCTTACATTTCTCCGTCCGATATTAAAGGTATTTGGGGCAACAGAGACAGTGATGCCCTATGCTGTTGATTATACATCAATCATACTGCTGGGAACCCCGTTCAACATGGTCAGCATTGTGCTTTCAAATCTGGCAAGAACTGATGGCCATCCCAGGCTTTCCATGTATGGCATGCTCATTGGAGCTGGTTTAAATACAATTCTTGACCCCATATATATCTTTGTATTTCACTGGGGTGTAAAGGGAGCTGCGGTTGCGACCATTACCTCGCAGATCATCTCAGCGATCGTCCTGAGCGTTTACTTTATGCGTTCGTCGAAGAATCCTCTCCATATGAGGATCAGAAGAAAGCAGATGAGGCTGAAAGGAAAACTTATCGGAAGTTTTCTGACACTTGGCATATCTTCCGGGATCACACAGTCCGTCGCCTGTATCATGCAGGTGGTGATGAATAATTCCCTTGTGTACTATGGCGATAAAAGTCCGATTGGCGGAGATGTTGCTTTGAGCGCAATGGGTATCGTAATGAAAATAGCCATGATTATGGGGGCGGTTGGTATAGGAGTTGGAATCGGAGCACAGCCCATCCTGGGATATAACCGGGGAGCCGGAAAATACCGCAGGATCAAAGAGACATACATATGGGCGGCAGTATCGGCTACGGTTTTGATCTTTCTTGGGTGGATCGTATGCCAGACCCGGCCGGAGGCGATAATCGGGCTTTTTGGAAAAGAAAACCAGGAGTTTACTGATTTTGCAGTAAAATGCCTGCGGACTTATCTGTTCAGCATTTTCTGTGCCGGTTTTCAAATTGTATCCACGAATTATTTTCAGGCAACGGGACAGCCATTAAAGGCTTCACTGCTTTCCATGCTCCGCCAGCTGCTCCTGCTGATACCACTGATCCTCATTCTGCCGCTTTTCATGGGACTGGATGGAATACTCTACTCCGCGCCTGTTGCGGATGTCGCGTCTGCAGTCATCGTTGCGCTTTTTATTGTTCCTGAAATGCGAAAACTGAATAATCAGATTAAAAAATAA
- the spoVT gene encoding stage V sporulation protein T, with protein MKATGIVRRIDDLGRVVVPKEIRRTLRIREGEPMEIFTGREGEIVLKKYSPIGELSKYAREFADAISFVTGCLACISDHDQIVAAAGPEQKEYNQKAISPELEKMIANRESAQIAANSDKHIRFVESQDENHMSAVIQPIISAGDAIGSVIIASGKKEIGEAEKKMAQMAAVFLGKQMEN; from the coding sequence ATGAAAGCAACGGGAATTGTACGCCGTATTGATGACTTGGGACGTGTGGTGGTGCCGAAAGAAATCCGAAGGACACTTCGCATCCGGGAAGGTGAGCCGATGGAAATTTTCACCGGACGGGAAGGCGAGATCGTTCTGAAAAAGTATTCACCTATAGGAGAACTGAGTAAATATGCCAGAGAATTTGCAGATGCAATTTCTTTTGTTACGGGATGTCTTGCCTGTATCTCTGACCATGATCAGATCGTGGCAGCGGCGGGTCCGGAACAGAAGGAATATAATCAGAAAGCGATCAGCCCTGAACTGGAAAAAATGATCGCAAACAGGGAAAGTGCGCAGATTGCAGCAAACAGCGATAAACACATTCGTTTCGTGGAATCACAGGATGAGAATCATATGTCAGCAGTTATTCAGCCGATCATCAGTGCCGGTGACGCCATCGGGTCCGTTATCATTGCAAGCGGGAAAAAAGAGATAGGCGAAGCGGAGAAGAAAATGGCACAGATGGCGGCTGTTTTTCTCGGTAAGCAGATGGAAAACTAA
- a CDS encoding cation-translocating P-type ATPase: protein MKKMLWKTMRFPALIAILIVVAALLDFGLHIPFTIPFSVIPLTLAGGYVCWSTVSAVISLKKVTAGVLVVFALVGTTYVGEYLSGAIVSFMMIFGEALEELTMERTKNAVRDLISLVPPVCRKYIDEEFREVSIRTVRPGDILKVIPGERIPVDGVIIKGQASVNEASITGESLPVDKTVDDTVFVGALNENGVIEIKTVKIGSDTVLGKIIGTVREAQENKGSTQRIADTFANYFLPVILIICAIVGIATRDIMRVMTILVIACPCALVLATPTAVIASVGNAAKRGIILKGGSSIERCAEITAVCLDKTGTLTKGRPRVVSFVSWGSEPETLEALGIAEKNSQHPIAGAVIDYLKNVKKMDMSGVADGEFEMLFGRGVRVSVQGAVYEVSNRKILENCEPDDGKAEEFLDREEKLGRTAMLIVSGRRILGGISVADTLRESVPETIQSLREMGIDRIVMLTGDNEATAKEICSQAGITEYHAGLLPDEKLKYLEELKKQGEKVAMVGDGVNDAPALALADVGIAMGAAGTDVAVETADIAFMADNIEAFPFTLALSRRTAHVIRQNIIVFACIVNICGVLLSGLGFLNPVVGALIHNASSIFVVLNSSRMLSWHLSTSDKTLRVSDQSV, encoded by the coding sequence ATGAAAAAAATGTTATGGAAGACCATGAGGTTCCCGGCGCTTATAGCGATTCTGATTGTTGTTGCTGCACTATTGGATTTTGGTCTGCACATACCGTTTACCATACCGTTTTCGGTTATTCCACTAACCCTGGCAGGGGGATATGTCTGCTGGTCGACAGTGTCCGCGGTAATTTCTTTAAAGAAGGTTACCGCAGGTGTTCTGGTAGTTTTTGCACTTGTCGGGACTACGTATGTAGGTGAATATCTGTCGGGAGCGATCGTATCATTTATGATGATCTTTGGGGAAGCGCTGGAAGAGCTTACGATGGAACGCACAAAAAATGCAGTCAGGGATCTGATATCCCTGGTTCCGCCTGTATGCAGAAAGTACATAGATGAGGAGTTCAGGGAAGTATCTATCAGGACAGTCCGCCCCGGAGATATCCTGAAGGTCATTCCGGGAGAACGGATACCCGTAGACGGTGTCATAATAAAGGGGCAGGCTTCTGTCAATGAAGCTTCTATAACCGGGGAGAGTCTGCCTGTAGATAAAACGGTCGATGATACGGTATTTGTGGGTGCGCTGAATGAAAACGGTGTTATCGAAATAAAAACTGTTAAGATCGGAAGCGATACAGTTCTGGGTAAGATCATCGGTACTGTTCGGGAAGCACAGGAGAATAAGGGAAGTACACAGAGAATCGCAGATACATTTGCAAATTATTTTCTGCCGGTGATACTTATTATCTGTGCAATCGTAGGGATTGCCACCAGAGACATTATGCGGGTGATGACAATTCTTGTGATTGCATGTCCGTGTGCACTGGTCCTTGCGACGCCCACGGCAGTGATCGCCAGTGTAGGAAACGCGGCAAAACGCGGAATTATCCTGAAGGGCGGCAGTTCGATTGAACGATGCGCTGAAATTACGGCGGTCTGCCTTGACAAGACGGGTACGCTGACAAAGGGCAGACCGAGAGTGGTATCCTTTGTCTCGTGGGGTTCTGAGCCAGAGACGCTGGAGGCGCTTGGAATTGCCGAGAAAAATTCGCAGCATCCGATAGCGGGTGCCGTCATAGACTATTTAAAAAATGTAAAGAAGATGGATATGTCCGGGGTTGCTGACGGCGAATTTGAAATGCTTTTTGGCAGGGGAGTCCGGGTGAGTGTGCAGGGCGCAGTTTATGAGGTGTCCAATAGGAAAATTCTCGAGAACTGTGAGCCTGATGATGGAAAGGCAGAGGAATTTCTGGACCGTGAAGAAAAGCTTGGAAGGACAGCCATGCTGATTGTCAGCGGACGGAGAATACTGGGCGGGATTTCCGTGGCAGATACGCTGAGGGAATCTGTCCCGGAGACGATACAGTCACTGCGGGAGATGGGGATTGACCGGATTGTGATGCTGACGGGGGACAATGAAGCCACCGCTAAGGAAATATGCAGCCAGGCGGGCATCACAGAATATCATGCAGGACTTTTACCGGATGAGAAGCTGAAGTATCTGGAAGAACTGAAAAAACAAGGCGAGAAAGTGGCGATGGTGGGGGATGGAGTCAATGATGCGCCGGCGCTGGCACTTGCAGATGTGGGGATTGCAATGGGAGCTGCCGGAACAGATGTGGCGGTGGAAACGGCCGATATCGCTTTTATGGCTGATAATATAGAGGCGTTTCCGTTTACGCTCGCGCTTTCAAGACGGACCGCGCATGTTATCCGGCAGAACATCATTGTATTTGCCTGTATTGTCAATATATGCGGTGTACTGCTGTCTGGGCTGGGCTTTCTGAACCCGGTTGTCGGCGCACTGATCCACAATGCTTCTTCTATATTTGTAGTGCTGAATTCATCGCGTATGCTGAGCTGGCATCTGTCTACATCAGATAAAACTCTTCGAGTGTCAGACCAGTCAGTGTGA
- a CDS encoding M15 family metallopeptidase, whose protein sequence is MNSYARLINREHRLSETYVPKDLTEAVFPFCAPRGDSKKLMRKEAADWAALLFAQARWEGIQLYGVSGYRSYARQKEIYDERIAILEDPEDNLFIAPPGASEHQSGLALDVSCKSIDYDLTDEFARTREGKWLAKNAALFGFILRYPACKTEITGYAWEPWHIRYVTRSLALYLTLTGLTLEEFYLM, encoded by the coding sequence ATGAATTCCTATGCCCGTCTCATCAATCGCGAACACCGTTTATCAGAAACCTACGTACCAAAAGACCTGACGGAAGCCGTCTTCCCATTCTGCGCTCCCCGCGGGGACAGCAAAAAGCTGATGCGCAAAGAGGCCGCCGATTGGGCTGCCCTTCTCTTCGCCCAGGCGAGGTGGGAAGGGATTCAGCTGTACGGGGTTTCCGGCTACCGGTCGTATGCACGCCAGAAAGAAATCTACGACGAAAGAATCGCAATACTTGAAGATCCGGAAGATAACCTGTTTATCGCACCGCCGGGTGCCAGTGAACATCAGAGCGGACTGGCCCTTGATGTCTCGTGCAAAAGCATTGACTATGATCTGACCGACGAGTTTGCACGCACCAGAGAAGGTAAATGGCTCGCCAAAAATGCTGCTCTTTTTGGTTTTATCCTGCGTTATCCGGCCTGCAAGACGGAAATAACCGGATATGCCTGGGAACCCTGGCATATCCGGTATGTGACACGTTCACTGGCTCTTTACCTCACACTGACTGGTCTGACACTCGAAGAGTTTTATCTGATGTAG
- a CDS encoding nicotinate phosphoribosyltransferase, which yields MRALNLTLLTDLYELTMMQGYFKNPTDQMVVFDAFYRRNPCEGGYAIAAGLEQIIEYVRDLHFTPDDIEYLKSLNIFDRDFLEYLRGFHFTGDIYAIPEGTVVFPREPLLKVIAPVMEAQLLETAILNIVNHQSLIATKAARVVYAAQGDGVMEFGLRRAQGPDAGIYGARAAVIAGCVGTSNVLTGQMFDVPVKGTHAHSWIMSFPDEYTAFKTYANLYPDACILLVDTYDVLKSGVPNAIRVFQEMKEKHSDFKGYGIRIDSGDLAYLSKKAHTLLERAGFGDAIISASSDLDEHLIDSLKAQGAKINSWGVGTNLITSKDCPAFGGVYKLAAIRESGDDDFIPKIKLSENSEKVTNPGNKTIYRIYDKENGKIRADLICLADETFDDSRDMIIFDPLETWKKTKIEGGTYTLRELLVPVFLKGECVYQSPSVMEIQGICRKEQETLWDETRRLVNPHEVYVDLSDKLFKIKSELLEEMGTEALKYQ from the coding sequence ATGCGTGCTTTAAACCTTACCCTGCTTACAGATCTTTATGAGCTGACCATGATGCAGGGTTATTTTAAAAATCCCACAGATCAAATGGTCGTTTTCGATGCCTTTTACCGCCGCAATCCATGCGAAGGCGGTTATGCGATCGCAGCAGGGCTTGAGCAGATCATTGAATATGTCCGGGACCTTCATTTCACACCGGACGATATTGAATATTTAAAAAGCCTGAATATCTTTGACCGTGACTTTCTGGAATATTTAAGAGGTTTTCATTTTACAGGAGACATCTATGCCATTCCTGAAGGGACGGTCGTATTTCCAAGAGAGCCTCTGCTGAAGGTAATCGCCCCGGTGATGGAAGCGCAGCTTCTCGAAACCGCGATCTTAAACATCGTCAACCACCAGAGCCTGATCGCCACCAAGGCTGCCCGCGTTGTATATGCAGCTCAGGGCGACGGTGTGATGGAATTCGGTCTTCGCCGGGCCCAGGGACCGGATGCCGGCATCTACGGTGCACGTGCCGCGGTGATCGCCGGATGTGTGGGAACTTCCAACGTACTGACAGGACAGATGTTCGATGTCCCTGTAAAAGGCACACATGCTCACAGCTGGATCATGAGCTTCCCGGATGAGTACACAGCATTTAAGACGTACGCCAACCTCTATCCTGACGCATGTATCCTGCTGGTGGATACTTATGATGTGTTGAAGTCAGGGGTTCCAAATGCAATTCGTGTCTTCCAGGAAATGAAAGAAAAACACTCTGATTTTAAGGGATACGGAATCCGTATTGACAGCGGAGACCTCGCTTACCTTTCCAAGAAAGCCCATACACTGCTGGAACGTGCCGGTTTTGGTGATGCCATTATCTCTGCCTCAAGTGATCTGGATGAGCATCTGATTGACAGCCTGAAAGCCCAGGGCGCCAAAATCAACTCCTGGGGTGTGGGTACAAATCTTATCACATCGAAAGACTGCCCGGCATTCGGGGGTGTTTATAAACTGGCTGCGATCAGAGAATCCGGAGATGATGATTTCATTCCGAAGATTAAACTTTCTGAGAATTCGGAGAAGGTGACCAATCCCGGAAACAAAACGATTTATCGGATTTATGATAAAGAAAACGGAAAAATCCGGGCAGACCTGATCTGCCTGGCAGACGAAACATTTGACGATTCCAGGGATATGATTATTTTTGATCCGCTTGAGACATGGAAGAAGACAAAAATTGAGGGAGGTACCTATACCCTGCGGGAGCTTCTGGTTCCGGTGTTCCTGAAGGGTGAATGTGTCTATCAGTCCCCGAGTGTAATGGAAATCCAGGGGATCTGCAGGAAGGAGCAGGAGACACTGTGGGATGAGACACGGCGTCTTGTCAATCCACATGAGGTATACGTCGATCTGTCAGACAAGCTTTTTAAGATTAAAAGTGAATTGTTGGAAGAGATGGGAACCGAAGCTTTAAAATATCAATAA
- a CDS encoding acyl-ACP thioesterase domain-containing protein: MPYSFKSRVRFSEIGEDRKMSLNSILNYYQDCSNFHSEEVGLGLSHLEAKKRAWMLSSWQIRVDRYPVMGEPLVVSTWAYDFKGFYGYRNFLLKTEEGELLSYANSLWIFINTETGSPARIDSEEAEGYVTEEKFPMEYAPRKVPVPEAGDKMEGFTVKHHHLDVYHHVNNGQYIQMAREFLPEDFKISQMRAEYKKQAVLDSVVIPVVHKEENSFTVALCAEDEDPYAVVEFQ; encoded by the coding sequence ATGCCATATTCATTCAAAAGCAGAGTGCGCTTCAGCGAGATTGGTGAAGACAGGAAGATGTCACTGAACAGCATTTTAAATTATTATCAGGACTGCAGCAATTTTCATTCGGAAGAAGTGGGGCTGGGGCTTTCGCATCTTGAAGCGAAAAAGCGGGCATGGATGCTTTCTTCCTGGCAAATCCGTGTAGATCGTTATCCGGTGATGGGGGAACCTCTGGTTGTCAGTACCTGGGCGTATGACTTTAAAGGCTTTTACGGCTATAGGAATTTTCTGCTGAAAACAGAAGAGGGAGAACTTTTATCGTATGCCAATTCCCTGTGGATCTTTATCAATACGGAAACGGGGAGTCCGGCCAGAATTGATTCGGAGGAGGCAGAAGGGTACGTGACAGAAGAAAAGTTTCCGATGGAGTATGCACCGCGAAAAGTACCGGTTCCTGAGGCGGGCGATAAAATGGAAGGATTCACAGTGAAACATCATCACCTGGATGTTTATCATCACGTAAATAACGGGCAGTACATTCAGATGGCGCGTGAGTTCCTTCCGGAAGATTTTAAAATAAGCCAGATGCGTGCGGAATATAAAAAGCAGGCAGTGCTTGACAGTGTTGTGATACCTGTGGTACACAAAGAGGAGAACAGTTTTACAGTGGCCCTGTGTGCAGAGGATGAAGATCCTTACGCAGTGGTGGAATTTCAATAG
- a CDS encoding S1-like domain-containing RNA-binding protein: protein MIQIGKKQKLIIVKTVDFGVYLAENREEKEAERVLLPKKQVPQGAKTGDELEVFIYRDSSDRPIATVNEPVAQLNKTAVFKVSDVGKIGAFLDWGLEKDLLLPFREQTKKVRPGEEVLAAVYLDKSSRLCATMKVYHYLKTNSPYVIGDEAEGRVYEISDNFGVFVAVDDQYSGLIPKQEAQGTYRVGDTLKLRVTAVKEDGKLNLTAQKKAYLQMDEDAEAVFRVIEEFAGVLPFDDKASPEVIKREFGLSKAAFKRAVGHLLKEKKAAIRDGKIYILK from the coding sequence ATGATTCAGATAGGAAAAAAGCAGAAGCTTATAATTGTGAAGACGGTAGATTTTGGTGTGTATCTGGCAGAAAACAGGGAAGAAAAAGAGGCGGAGCGTGTGCTGCTTCCTAAAAAGCAGGTTCCGCAAGGTGCAAAAACAGGAGACGAGCTGGAGGTATTTATCTACCGGGATTCCAGTGACCGCCCTATCGCTACGGTAAATGAGCCGGTAGCACAGCTCAATAAAACAGCGGTGTTCAAGGTGTCAGATGTGGGTAAGATCGGCGCCTTCCTGGACTGGGGACTGGAAAAGGACCTGCTGCTTCCATTTCGTGAGCAGACGAAAAAGGTCCGGCCCGGAGAGGAAGTGCTGGCCGCGGTCTATCTTGATAAAAGCAGCAGACTTTGTGCAACCATGAAAGTCTACCATTATCTGAAGACAAATTCTCCATATGTGATAGGAGATGAAGCGGAAGGACGGGTATACGAGATCAGCGATAATTTCGGTGTGTTCGTGGCGGTGGATGACCAGTACTCAGGACTGATCCCGAAACAGGAAGCACAGGGAACTTACCGTGTCGGAGATACTCTGAAACTGCGCGTGACAGCAGTGAAAGAAGACGGGAAACTGAATCTGACTGCTCAGAAAAAAGCGTATCTTCAGATGGATGAGGATGCGGAAGCAGTCTTCCGTGTGATCGAGGAATTCGCAGGGGTACTGCCATTCGATGATAAAGCTTCCCCTGAGGTCATAAAAAGGGAGTTTGGCCTTAGTAAAGCGGCGTTTAAACGGGCGGTCGGCCATCTGCTGAAAGAAAAGAAAGCTGCGATCAGAGACGGCAAAATTTATATCTTAAAATAA